One region of Flavobacteriales bacterium genomic DNA includes:
- the recG gene encoding ATP-dependent DNA helicase RecG, producing the protein MSSNIFETPIEFLKGVGPRKSELLKKELGLKKFGDLATYYPFRYVDRSKFYKVSQVNSDAAYVQVLGRITSIKVIGKNRGKRLSAIFSDETGSLELVWFKGVDWISTNLKKNVEYVMFGKPNIYQGRVNIVHPDLDLVQTGQQAASSQLQAVYSSTERLSSTGLNSKGIWNLQKILIPQIIAQYKETLSVSMIAELDMLSKQDAIKNIHFPGSIDLLNKAEFRLKFEELFFVQLQLIRSKISRINKLKGFKFPDVGEYFNLFYKHHLEFELTNAQKRVVKEIRTDLAQGVQMNRLLQGDVGSGKTIVAVLILLLAIDNGYQGALMAPTEILAIQHFKAIDEIFSKIGLKAALLSGSSKVAERRVIHEELMNGKINLLIGTHALIEDKVEFQNLGLIVIDEQHRFGVAQRAKLWKKNKNGIPHVLVMTATPIPRTLAMSFYGDLDISVIDELPPGRKPIKTIHRYDSARLNIFGFMKEEIKKGRQIYLVYPLIKESEKMDYKDLMDGYESVSRAFPIPEYQISIVHGQMKAADKEFEMNRFIKGETQILVGTTVIEVGINVPNASVMIIESAERFGLPQLHQLRGRVGRGADQSYCVLITGPAVSADGKLRMKTMVNSNDGFEIAEVDLKLRGPGDIMGTQQSGIMDFKIADLGKDVQILQMARDSAFKLLEEDPDFRKAENAVIANEFNVLAKGKRGWSRIS; encoded by the coding sequence ATGTCTAGTAATATATTCGAAACACCTATTGAATTCTTAAAGGGAGTCGGTCCCCGGAAATCGGAGTTGCTTAAAAAGGAACTTGGGTTGAAAAAATTTGGTGACCTGGCTACTTATTATCCGTTTCGTTACGTCGATAGATCAAAGTTTTATAAGGTTAGTCAGGTTAATTCGGATGCAGCGTACGTCCAAGTATTAGGTCGAATTACATCTATAAAAGTTATTGGAAAGAATAGAGGTAAAAGATTGTCTGCCATCTTTTCAGATGAAACCGGTTCGTTAGAATTGGTTTGGTTTAAAGGAGTTGATTGGATATCAACAAATCTTAAGAAAAATGTAGAATATGTAATGTTTGGGAAACCGAATATTTACCAAGGTCGAGTTAATATTGTACACCCCGATTTGGACTTAGTACAAACCGGACAACAAGCTGCTAGTTCTCAGCTACAAGCTGTTTACTCATCTACCGAAAGATTGTCATCCACTGGATTAAACAGTAAGGGGATATGGAATCTTCAAAAGATTTTGATTCCACAGATTATAGCTCAGTATAAAGAGACATTATCAGTAAGTATGATTGCGGAGTTAGACATGTTATCCAAGCAAGATGCAATAAAGAATATTCATTTTCCCGGAAGTATCGATTTACTCAATAAGGCAGAATTTCGATTGAAGTTCGAAGAATTGTTCTTTGTTCAGCTTCAATTGATTCGTTCGAAGATCAGTAGAATTAACAAACTGAAAGGGTTTAAATTTCCGGATGTGGGTGAATACTTTAATCTTTTTTATAAGCACCATCTAGAATTTGAATTAACGAATGCCCAAAAAAGAGTAGTAAAAGAAATTCGTACCGACCTTGCTCAAGGTGTGCAAATGAATAGGTTACTTCAAGGAGATGTTGGCAGTGGTAAAACGATAGTGGCGGTATTGATACTCTTGCTTGCAATCGATAATGGCTATCAGGGTGCATTGATGGCTCCTACAGAAATCCTTGCAATTCAACATTTTAAAGCAATTGACGAAATATTCTCTAAGATTGGTCTTAAGGCGGCTTTGCTTTCTGGGTCATCTAAAGTTGCAGAAAGAAGAGTGATTCATGAGGAGTTAATGAATGGCAAAATTAATCTGTTAATAGGGACACACGCCCTTATCGAAGATAAAGTTGAATTTCAAAACTTGGGTCTTATTGTCATAGATGAACAGCATCGCTTTGGCGTTGCACAGCGTGCGAAACTTTGGAAAAAAAATAAAAATGGTATTCCCCATGTTCTTGTAATGACAGCAACCCCTATCCCAAGAACGCTTGCCATGAGTTTTTATGGAGATCTTGATATATCTGTGATTGACGAGCTCCCTCCAGGAAGAAAACCTATAAAAACGATTCATCGATACGATTCTGCTCGTCTGAATATTTTTGGTTTCATGAAAGAAGAGATCAAGAAAGGACGTCAGATATATCTAGTTTATCCCTTGATTAAGGAATCTGAGAAAATGGATTATAAAGATTTGATGGATGGCTATGAGAGCGTTTCAAGAGCATTTCCCATTCCTGAATACCAGATTAGCATTGTACATGGACAAATGAAAGCTGCTGATAAGGAGTTTGAAATGAACCGGTTTATCAAAGGAGAAACTCAGATTTTGGTTGGTACTACCGTGATTGAAGTGGGAATAAACGTGCCAAACGCGTCGGTAATGATAATTGAAAGTGCAGAGCGGTTTGGACTTCCTCAATTACATCAATTGAGAGGAAGAGTTGGTCGTGGAGCCGATCAGTCTTACTGCGTACTGATAACAGGGCCGGCTGTAAGTGCAGATGGAAAGCTCCGAATGAAAACAATGGTTAACTCAAACGATGGTTTTGAAATAGCCGAAGTGGATTTAAAGCTTCGTGGTCCCGGTGATATTATGGGAACTCAGCAAAGTGGTATTATGGATTTTAAAATTGCCGACCTTGGTAAAGACGTTCAGATTCTTCAAATGGCGAGAGACAGTGCCTTTAAACTATTAGAAGAAGATCCTGATTTTAGAAAAGCGGAAAATGCAGTTATTGCCAATGAATTTAACGTGCTTGCAAAGGGTAAAAGAGGGTGGTCTAGAATATCATAA
- a CDS encoding phenylalanine--tRNA ligase subunit beta has protein sequence MKISFDWLKEYINFDIDINEAARILTDTGLEVESIDEGISGPENWDTLIVGEVLSKDQHPNADRLSCLKVAIGNGDDIAIVCGAPNVDAGQKVVLAQVGTVFNNDKGDSLKIKKSKIRGEESFGMLCSEVELGIGTDNSGIMVLDSSIATGTSVKEIVNSSTGGGSLEIGLTPNRSDATSHIGVARDLIAAISLEKEVELVLPSVEAFKVTDNSLPVEVTVEDNNACPRYSGVTISDIKIEESPSWLKTRLLTIGLKPINNVVDITNFVLHETGQPLHAFDYSKIEGGKVVVKKFDSEVKFETLDGVERKITPADLMICNVLAPMCIAGVFGGSESGVSDSTTSIFLESAYFNPVSVRKTAKRHGLNTDASFRFERGADPNITLFALKRAAILITEICGGKVSSEIVDIYPNPISDFEIEFSYKNCDRLIGKSIERETIKKIFRSLEIVITSETEEGLSLSVPPLRADVIREVDLIEEVLRIYGYNNIEDPAKMNSSLVVSDASIQEKIQDEISDMLGGNGFKEIMSNSLTKADYYSNKAGFNANENVEMLNPLSSDLNVLRKTLVFGGLEAVAYNVNRKYDSLKLYEFGSVYQKEGEKYKEERHLLLLSTGNTVTPSWNASKTPVDYFFLKGIVSGLFTKLGFQIEDLMMQECNSSLFAGGVELLERDTTLASIGRVNESVLKEFGISQNVIGCTINWTNLLKASAAKSIKYKQVPKFPGVQRDLAIVISPNITFADLRKACLASDNKILKDITLFDLYIDKKDSSGNKSCGLRFKFQDEKQTLTDEQVQKVMDKIFGILQSGKINATIKGL, from the coding sequence ATGAAGATTTCTTTTGATTGGTTAAAAGAGTATATCAATTTCGACATTGATATAAACGAGGCTGCAAGAATCCTGACGGACACGGGCCTAGAAGTAGAGTCGATAGACGAAGGAATTAGCGGTCCCGAAAACTGGGATACCTTGATAGTTGGTGAAGTTCTTTCTAAAGATCAACATCCTAATGCAGACAGACTCTCTTGCCTTAAAGTTGCCATTGGTAATGGCGATGACATTGCAATTGTGTGTGGAGCCCCAAATGTTGATGCAGGGCAGAAAGTTGTTCTAGCGCAAGTTGGTACTGTTTTTAATAATGATAAAGGCGATTCCCTAAAGATTAAGAAATCAAAGATTAGAGGAGAAGAATCGTTTGGAATGTTATGTTCGGAAGTTGAGTTAGGAATAGGAACGGATAACAGTGGAATCATGGTTCTTGATTCGTCGATCGCAACTGGAACTTCAGTTAAAGAAATAGTTAATAGTTCAACTGGTGGAGGATCTCTCGAAATAGGCTTAACACCAAATAGATCTGATGCAACATCTCATATAGGGGTAGCAAGAGATTTAATTGCTGCTATTTCATTAGAGAAAGAGGTGGAGTTAGTTCTTCCTTCTGTGGAAGCATTTAAAGTGACTGACAATAGTTTGCCTGTAGAAGTTACAGTGGAAGACAATAATGCATGTCCACGTTATTCTGGAGTAACAATTTCGGATATTAAGATAGAGGAATCCCCGTCTTGGCTAAAAACAAGACTCCTTACTATCGGTTTAAAGCCAATTAATAATGTCGTTGATATTACCAATTTTGTTCTGCACGAAACAGGGCAACCGCTTCATGCATTTGATTATAGCAAGATTGAAGGAGGAAAGGTAGTTGTGAAAAAATTTGATTCGGAGGTCAAATTCGAAACTCTAGATGGGGTTGAAAGAAAAATTACCCCTGCGGATTTAATGATCTGTAACGTTCTCGCTCCGATGTGTATCGCCGGTGTTTTCGGTGGATCGGAGTCTGGCGTATCCGATTCTACAACTTCTATCTTTTTAGAGAGCGCTTATTTTAACCCAGTATCCGTTCGTAAAACGGCTAAACGTCATGGATTAAATACTGATGCATCGTTTCGATTTGAGAGAGGAGCCGATCCCAACATTACTTTGTTTGCTTTAAAAAGAGCAGCGATATTAATAACGGAAATATGTGGAGGTAAAGTGTCTTCGGAGATAGTAGATATTTATCCAAATCCCATTTCTGATTTCGAAATAGAATTTTCCTATAAAAACTGTGATCGTCTTATTGGAAAGTCTATTGAAAGAGAAACGATAAAGAAAATTTTCAGATCCCTTGAAATAGTTATTACTTCAGAGACAGAAGAAGGATTAAGTTTATCAGTACCACCTTTAAGGGCAGATGTAATTAGAGAAGTAGATCTGATTGAAGAGGTGTTAAGAATCTATGGATATAACAACATAGAAGATCCAGCGAAGATGAACTCTAGTCTTGTTGTAAGCGATGCTTCCATTCAAGAGAAAATTCAAGATGAGATTTCAGATATGTTGGGTGGGAATGGTTTCAAAGAGATCATGTCTAATTCCCTTACTAAAGCGGACTATTACTCAAATAAAGCAGGTTTTAATGCAAACGAGAATGTAGAAATGTTGAATCCGTTGAGCTCGGATCTAAATGTCTTAAGAAAAACATTAGTGTTCGGAGGATTGGAAGCAGTGGCTTACAATGTTAATCGAAAATACGATAGCCTTAAGCTCTATGAGTTTGGATCTGTTTATCAAAAAGAGGGTGAGAAATACAAAGAGGAAAGACACTTGTTACTACTATCCACTGGAAATACGGTAACACCATCTTGGAATGCTAGTAAAACGCCTGTAGATTATTTCTTTCTAAAAGGAATTGTTAGTGGCCTATTTACTAAGCTAGGATTTCAAATAGAGGATTTAATGATGCAAGAATGTAATTCCAGTCTTTTCGCAGGAGGAGTAGAGCTTCTTGAAAGAGATACAACATTGGCTTCGATAGGAAGAGTAAATGAATCTGTTTTAAAAGAATTCGGAATTAGCCAAAATGTAATTGGATGTACGATTAATTGGACAAATCTTTTAAAAGCATCGGCGGCTAAATCGATTAAGTATAAACAAGTGCCTAAGTTCCCTGGAGTACAGCGAGATTTGGCTATTGTTATTTCGCCTAATATCACTTTTGCCGATTTAAGGAAAGCTTGCCTCGCATCTGATAATAAAATATTGAAAGACATTACTTTGTTCGATTTGTATATCGATAAAAAAGATTCGTCGGGTAATAAATCTTGCGGACTTCGATTTAAATTCCAAGATGAGAAACAAACTTTAACAGACGAGCAAGTTCAAAAAGTAATGGATAAAATTTTCGGAATCCTTCAGTCAGGAAAAATAAACGCGACCATAAAAGGATTATAA